In Mesoplodon densirostris isolate mMesDen1 chromosome 5, mMesDen1 primary haplotype, whole genome shotgun sequence, a single window of DNA contains:
- the LXN gene encoding latexin: MAIPPTHYPATRAASVVESCINYQQGSPHKVFLVQTVKQASLQDIPGRGRKYHLKFSAEEIIQKQVTVNCTAEVLYPPMGQDTAPEVNFTFEGEIGKNPDDEDNTFYHRLKSMKEPLEAQNIPDSFGNVPPEMKPVQHLAWVACGYIIWQNSTENTWYKMAKIQTVKQVQRNDDFIELDYTILLHDIASQEIIPWQMQVLWHPQYGTKVKHNSRLPKEAQLE, translated from the exons ATGGCAATCCCTCCGACCCACTACCCGGCCACCAGGGCGGCCTCGGTGGTAGAGAGCTGCATCAACTACCAGCAGGGCAGCCCCCACAAGGTGTTTCTGGTGCAGACAGTCAAACAAGCCAGCCTGCAG GATATTCCGGGAAGAGGACGTAAGTATCACCTTAAATTTTCTGCGGAAGAAATTATCCAAAAA cAAGTTACAGTGAATTGCACAGCTGAAGTACTGTACCCTCCAATGGGACAAGATACTGCACCAGAAGTCAACTTCACATTTGAAGGAGAAATTGGAAAGAACCCAGATGACGAAGACAACACATTTTATCATAGACTCAAGTCTATGAAGGAACCACTAGAAGCACAAAATATTCCAG ACAGTTTTGGAAATGTACCTCCAGAAATGAAGCCAGTTCAACATTTAGCCTGGGTTGCCTGTGGTTATATAATATGGCAAAATTCTACTGAAAATACATGgtataaaatggcaaaaattcaaACTGTCAAGCAAGTG caaaGAAATGACGACTTCATTGAGTTAGACTACACCATTCTACTTCATGACATTGCATCTCAG GAGATTATTCCTTGGCAAATGCAAGTTCTCTGGCATCCACAATATGGTACTAAAGTAAAACATAATAGCCGTCTACCAAAGGAAGCACAATTGGAATAA